In Takifugu flavidus isolate HTHZ2018 chromosome 13, ASM371156v2, whole genome shotgun sequence, the following are encoded in one genomic region:
- the fam174b gene encoding membrane protein FAM174B: MGAHSLALTLALAFLWRVSAEPQTLSSPSTTPLNSTTPSVVIGEDERAQNMTEATAGSRISSLMTHLPTLKNAVIVVCALTAVLVVCLVIKVVRSGRRIRKTRKYDIITTPAERVEMAPLNEENDDEDDSTLFDVKYR; encoded by the exons ATGGGGGCGCACAGTCTGGCCTTGACTTTGGCGCTCGCATTTCTTTGGCGGGTCAGCGCGGAGCCACAAACTCTTTCATCACCCTCAACAACACCCTTAAATTCTACCACACCGTCGGTCGTCATCGGCGAGGATGAACGGGCGCAAAACATGACAGAGGCCACAGCTGGATCCCGGATTTCATCTCTCATGACGCACCTTCCAACTCTGAAAAACGCCGTCATCGTCGTGTGCGCGCTAACAGCTGTTCTCGTCGTGTGCCTGGTCATCAAAGTGGTCAG ATCAGGACGGCGGATCAGGAAAACACGCAAATATGATATCATAACAACCCCCGCAGAGCGCGTAGAGATGGCCCCCCTCAATGAGGAAAATGACGATGAGGATGACTCAACCCTCTTCGACGTTAAATACAG GTGA